In Isoptericola variabilis 225, the genomic window GAGCTGGGCCGCGGTGCGCGGCGAGAGCTGGGCGCCGTCGACCTCGCCGGAGCGGACCCGCTGGGCCCGGGCGTTCTCGTCGGCCACGAACGCCAGGTGGATGGTCTGCACCTCGGGGGTGCCGCCCCACCAGTCCTCGCGCGCCTGCAGGGTCATGGAGTCGCCCCTGCGCCACTCGGCCAGCACGTACGGCCCGGTCCCGACGGGCGTGGTCGCGAGCGGGGAGTCGACGACGCTGTCGCCCAAGGCCTCGGAGGCGGGGATGCCCAGCGTCAGGCGGGCGGGCAGCCCCGCGTACGGGTGGGCCAGGTCGAATCGCACCGTCGTGGCGTCGACGGCGGTGACCGCGTCGATCATCGCGTAGTCCGCCGCCATCCAGGACCCCATGTCCGGGTCCCGCACCGCGTCGAACGCCGCGACGACGTCGTGGGCGTCGAACACCGAGCCGTCGCTGAAGGTGACGCCCTCGCGCAGCGTGACCGTCCACGAGGTGAGGTCGGCGTCGGGCACCGGCATCGCGGCGGCCAGGCCGGGCTCGAGGACACCGTCCGCGCCGACCGCGACGAGTCCGTCGTAGAGCTTCGAGGTGATGCCGAGCGGGTACTCGAGCGGGTTGAGGGTGTCGTAGTCCCCCGTCTCGGCGAGCCGGACAGTGGCCGCGCCCGCGCCGGTGGGGACGCCGGACGCCGTCGTGCCGGGCGCCGCGCAACCACCGGCCAGGAGCGTGATGAGGGTCGTCGTGGCGAGCGCAGGTCCGGCGACGGGCACCAACCGGTGCGACCCGGCCCTGGTGCGGCGAGCGGTGCGAAGGTGCATGTGCGGGTCCTCAGGAGACGGAGATGCGCGGGTCGGCGACGGACTGCAGGACGTCCGCGACGGTGTTCACCACGACGTACAGGCCGCCGAGGACGAAGGTGACGCCGGCGATGGCCGGGAAGTCGGAGACGGGCAGGCTGGCCCCGAGGTAGGAGCCCAGGCCGCCCCAGGTGAAGACGCCCTCGATGAGGAGCACGCCACCGAACATGAAGCCGAGCTGCAGGGCGCTCATCGACAGCGCCGCGTTGAGGGAGTTGCGCAGCACGTGCCGTCCCAGCACCTGGGCCTCGGTCAGTCCCTTGGCGGTGGCGGTGCGGACGTGGTCGGAGCGCAGGGTGTCGGTGAGGCTGGAGCGCAGCACGCGTCCCACGGCGAGCGCCGGCCCGACGGCCAGGGCCAGGGCGGGCAGGGTGATGTGGGCCAGCGCGTCGCCGGTGGCCGGCAGGTCGCCGGCCAGCAGGCTGTCGAGGATCGTCAGTCCCGTGGGGCCGTCCTCGACGCCGCCCCTTCCCGAGGCCGGCAGCCAGCCCAACAGCTTGTAGAACACGATGAGCCCGACGATGCCGAGCATGAACGTCGGTGCGGTGGAGCCGACGAAGAGCAGGCCGCGGAAGACCGCCGACAGCGGCCAGCGCAGCATGCTCGAGACCGCGAACACCACGCCGAGCAGCAGGGCGATCACGAACGCCACGAGCACGAGCTCGACCGTGGCGGGCAGGTAGGCCATGAGGTCCTCGGTCACGGGGCGGCGCGTGCGGAACGACGTGCCCAGGTCCCCGCTGGCGAGCCCGGCCAGGAACACGAGATACCGCTGCGGGGCCGGATCGTCCAGCCCGAGCCGCGCGCGGGCGGCCGCGACCGCCTCCGGCGGCGCGTTGCCGCCGATGGTGGCGGCGACCGGGTCCGCCCCGGAGACCTCCTGCAGGACGAACAGCACGAGCGACAGGAACCACAGCAGGCCGAGGAGCGAGGCCAGCCGGAGGCCGACGAAGCGCAGGTGGGACATCAGGGTCACCTCCGGTGGGCGAGCCGGTTGCGCAGCGCGTCCCCGGCGAGGTTGGACAGCAGGCTCAGGAGCATCACGACGAGCCCGGGCACCAGCGGGATCCACCAGGCGTCGAGGATTTCCACGAGGCCCCGGGAGGTGTCCGAGCCGAGCTCGGGGGCGGGTGCGGGCTGGCCGAGGCCGAGGAAGGACAGCGAGGCGAGGACCATGACGACGTTGCCGATGTCGAGGCTCGCGGTGATGATCGCGGTGGGGACGACGCCCGGCAGGACGTGACGCCACATGACCCGCAGCGGGCCGACGCCCGCCATGCGGGCGGCCTCCACGTGCGGCCGGGCCACGATGGCGCGCACCTCGCCCCGGACGATGCGGGCGTAGTAGGGCCACCAGACGATGGTCACGGCCAGGAACGTGTTGAACAGCCCGGGGCCGAGCGCCGCGGCCACGGCCACCGCGACGAGCATGGACGGCAGCGCGAGGAAGACCTCCGTCGAGCGCATCAGCGCGGAGTCCACCCAGCCGCCGGCCATCCCGGCGACGACGCCGACGAGCGTCCCGGCGAGCAGGCCGACCGTGGTGACCGCGATGGACAGCAGCCAGGAGGTGCGCAGACCGATGAGCACGCGGGACAGGGTGTCGCGGCCGATCTGGTCCGTGCCGAGCAGGTGGCCCTCGGCGAACGGCGGCAGCTTGGGGACGCCGACCGGTTGGACGGGGTCGTAGGGGGCGAGCGCGGGTGAGATCAGCGCCAGGACGGTGAGGCCGGCCAGCAGGGCGATGAGCGTCCAGTCGACGGCACGGCGGGCGGCTGAGTCGGTGCCGCCGCCACGGCGGCGGGCCGGGCGGCGCCAGCGCGGCGCGGGGGCCGGCGCGGTCGGGGTGGCGGCGGCGCCCGCGCGCGTCGGCGGCTGCTCGCCCGGGCGGGTCAGGATGTCGGCCATCAGATCTCTCCCCTGCGGACGCACGCCACCTCGTGCCGTCGGGCGACGTCGGCGGACGGGCGTCCGTCGACGGCGGTGAGCTGGATCCCCACGACGGTGCGGGAGCACTCCGGCAGGGCGACGGGGCACCTCGGGTGGAAGGCGCACCCGGTGGGCGGGTCGAGCGCGCTGGCCGGCTCGCCCGGCAGCGGCTCGATCACCTTGCCGGGCTGGGGCACCGCGGCCACCAGGTTGCGGGTGTACGGGTGGCGGGGGTCGGCGATGACGTCCTCGGCGCGGCCCACCTCGACGATGCGGCCGAGGTACATGACCGCGATGCGGTCGCCGACGATGCGCGCGACCGCCAGGTCGTGGGTGACGAACATGACCGCGATGCCGAGGTCGCGGCGCAGCTCGTTGATGAGGTTGAGCACGTTCGCGGCCACCGACACGTCGAGGGCGCTGGTGGGCTCGTCGCACAGCAGGACCTGGGGCGGCACGATCGTGGCGCGGGCCAGGGCCACGCGCTGGCGCTGGCCGCCGGAGAGCTCCCCGGGCAGGGCGTCGAGCACCGCCGCGGGCAGGCCGACGCGGTCCAGGATGGCTCGGGCCTTCTGCTCCTTCTCGGTCCTGGGCATGCGGCCGGACAGGCGCTCGTGCAGCACCTCTCGGATGGTCATCCACGGGGTGAGCGAGGACCCGGCGTCCTGGAAGACCATCTGCACGTCGGTGCCGCGCGGCCCGCGCAGCGAGCCGGTGAACCGCTTCTCGAGGTGGCCGGCCACGCGCAGCAGGGTCGACTTGCCGGAGCCGGACTCCCCCACGATGGCGACGGACTCGCCGGGCTGGACGTCGAGGGTGACGCCGCGCAGGGCCCCGAGCCGGGCCTTGCGTCCGCGCTCGTCGCGGACCTGGAACGTGCACTCGACGTCGGCGGCCTGGATCAGGGAGGCGCCGCGCAGCGGCTCCGGCGACGGGGGCACCGGGTCGAGCTCGTCGCGTGCCGCCGCGGCGTCGCCCAGGCGGGCGGCCTCGAAGCAGGCCGTCAGGTGCGTGCCGGCGGCGGCGTCCGGGTCGGGGTCGGGGGCCGGCAGCAGCGGCGGCGCGGCGGCGGTGCAGGTGGTGACGGCGAAGCGGCAGCGCGGCGCGAACGGGCACCCGTCCGCCGACCGCGCGGTGACGTCGGTCGGCAGTGCCCACAACGGTCGGCTCCGGTCCGAGTCGAGCGTCAGCCGCGAGCCCAGCAGCCCGAGCGTGTAGGGGTGGCGCGCAGACTGCAGGACCTGCTGGGTCGTGCCGGTCTCCACGATCCGGCCCTGGTACATCACCGCGATGCGGTCGGCGATCTGCGCTGCCACGCCCAGGTCGTGGGTGATGAGGACGATGGAGCATCCCACCTCGTCGCGCATCGAGGCGAGGAGCTTGAGGACCTGTGCCTGCACGGTGACGTCCAGCGCGGTCGTCGGCTCGTCGGCGACCAGGAGGTCGGGGTTGCCGGCCACGGCCATCGCGATCATGACGCGCTGACGCAGGCCGCCGGACAGCTCGTGCGGGTAGGAGCGGTAGCGGCGTTCCGGCTGCGGGATGCCGACCGCGCGCATCAGCCGGATCGCCTCGTCCTGAGAGCCGGCCTTCTCCGCCACCTGGCGGCCGACGACCATCGTGGGGTTGAGGGAGGTCATCGGGTCCTGGAAGACCACGCCCATCCGGGTGCGGCGTGCCTCGCGGAGCTCCGCGGGAGACGCCGTGCGCAGGTTCATGCCGACGACCTCGAGGCTGCCGTCGATGTGCGGACGGGACGGCTCGGGCAGCAAGCCGAGCATCGCCATGCTCATGACGCTCTTGCCCGACCCGGACTCGCCGACGACGCCGAGGATCTCGCCCCGGCCGATCTCGAGGTCGATCCCGTGCAGGATCTGGGAACGCAGGCCGTTGCGCTCGAGGCTCACGTCGAGCCCGCGCAGGCGGACGACGGCGTCCAGGGTGCGGACCGTGCCCGACTCGGGCAGCGTCCCGGTGAGGGGCGGTGCAGCTGTGTCCATGGTGACCGGCTCCTTCGTGGCTGGTGCGGGACTGGCTGGTGCGGCGGGTCCGTGCGTGCAGGGTGGTCCAGCACCGTCTCGCCGCCGTCTCGGCGGAGTTTCCGGCGAGTTTCCTCAGGTGTGGGCGGGTTCGGCGGCCGCGGTGGGCGGGGCGGAGCCCGGGACCACCTGGGCGGCACGCCCGGCGGCGTCCGCGGCAGCCACCTCGGCGACCCGGCGCTGCCGGGAGTGGGCGGTGGCGGCCAGCAGGACGGCGACGACGACGCCGACCGCCGCCGCGCCGAGCCACAGGACCCGGGAGCCGAAGGCATCGAGCACGAAGCCCCCGGCGACCGGACCGACGGCCATCGCGAGCGAGTGGGTGAGCCCGTACACGCCCTGGTATCGACCCCGGCGGCGGGGGTCGGCCAGGTCGGCGGTCAGGGAGGTCGCCTGCGGGTGCGACCCCATCTCACCGAGGGTCCAGACGGCCACGGTGACCAGGTACATGGCCAGCGTGGAGGCCGCGGCCTGCATGCCGACGCCGACGGCCGTGACGCCGATCGCGAGGACGATGACGAGGTCGCGCGACCAGCGGTTGAACAGGCGGGCGGTGGGCAGCTGCAGCAGGCACAGCAGCAGCCCGTTCAGGGTGAGCAGGACGCCGAAGTGGCTCGAGGGGTGGCCTTGCTCGGCCATGACGAGCGGGAGCGTCGTCGTGGACTGCACGTAGACGCACGAGTAGACGAACATGACGGCGGCGAACGTCATGAAGACGCGGTCGCCCAGCACGGAGAGCAGTCCGTCGCCGCGGCCCACCGCACCGGCCGGCGCCTGGAGGTGACCCGACGTCACGGCGTCGGGCACGTGCAGCCGCGTCTCGGGGACCTTCGCCGCGACCACGCACGCGGAGACCAGCACGAGCGCGGCCTGGCACCAGAACAGCAGCGAGAACGAGTGCTCGGCCATGAAGCCGGCGGCCAGCGGGCCGATCGCGTAGCCGAGGTTGACCGCCCAGTAGTTGTAGTTGAACGCGGTGCGACGGTGCTGCGGCGCCACGAGGTCGCCGACCATGGTGTGAATCACGGGTCCGGCCGCGCCGTTGAACAGCCCGTACACGGTGAGCAGGGCGGCGATGAGCAGCGGGCCCTCGACCAGCGGGATGGCGACGAGCACCACCACGCTGAGCAGCTCGCTACCGAGCAGGACCTTGCGCCGGCCCACGCGGTCGGCGAGCACGCCGCCGGTCAGCGACGAGGCGACCACGCCGACGCCGTACGCGGCGACGACCAGGCCGGCCTGCCCGGCGGACATCCCCACGGCGGTGGTGAGGTAGATCGTCATGTACGGGACGACGAACCGGCCGATCCACACCACCAGCTGCGCGGTCCACAGCCACCAGAAGGCGGCAGGGAGGTCACGCAGCCGGGTGTGCCCGGGGGGCTTGGCCGTGGTCATGGTGTCTCCTTCGTCCGGGACGTCGAGCGCTGCCGGCGGTCTTCGGACGTGCGGGTTCGTGGGTGGGCTCCGACAGGGGATCGGCCGGGCCGACCCGTCGCCTCCCCGCCGGGAGGGCTGCCGCGGGGAGGCGACGGGCGGTGCTGCTCGGACGTCGGCACGACCTCACTCGGAGGTCGCCGGGTCCCCGATGCCGAGGGTCGCGAAGTCGAGCGTCGCCGGTGCGGCGATGGAGTGGGACTCCTCCAGGCCCTGGAGCCAGTTCTGGGCCACCATGAAGTCGGTGCTCCAGGCGAACGTGGGCGCGCACCCGGCCTCGTAGGCGGCCTCGCCCGCTTCCACGTACTTCTCGTCCGAACCCGTGGTCACGGCCTCCTGCAGGAGGGCGGTCGTCGTCTCGTCGGAGCACTGCAGGTGGTTCAGGCCGCCGTCCGGGTCCCAGAACACGTGGCCGTGCATGTAGGCGTTGTTGGAGTCGGGCCACGTACTCGGGGCGATCATCACGTCAGGCGCGGACTCCGGGTTCTCGGGGAAGTCACCGAAGATTTCTGACGACTGGTGGCTGGTCACGGTGGCCTGCATGCCGAGAGCCTGCAGCTGGGCGGCGATGATGTTGGCCATCTGCTCGGCGTCCGCGCCGCCCGCGCTGTGCCCGATCTGGATCGGCGTGCCCGCCGGCAGCGACGAGACCCACTGCTCCAGCGCCGCCGGGTCGTGGACCAGCTCGCGGGAGTCCACGTCGGCCGGCAGCGCGCCCTTGGGGTAGTAGCCCTCGGCCGGGACGGAGCTGACGCCGGTGACCTGGTCGATGAGCGTCACCCAGTCGATGCCCTCGAACAGGGTCCGGCGGGCCTCAGCCTCGGCGAGCAGCTCGCGGTTGGGGTTCATGTACATGACGCCGACCTGGAAGGACGGCAGCGCGTAGGCCTGGAGCTCGTCGGAGTCCAGGTACTTCTGGCGCGACGCCGTCGGAACCGCGGACAGCAGGGCGTGCAGGTCGCCGTTCTCGAGCTCGAGCTGCATCGCGGAGATCTCGGTGTAGACGGGGAGCTCGACCGTGGTGAACTCGGGCTCGAGGTCTCCCCAGTAGTCCTCGAAATAGGTCAGCTGGTAGCCCTCGCCCACGACGGCCTCGGAGAGCACGTACGGGCCCGTGCCCGCCGACGTCGTCGACAGGTACGTCTGGGCGAAGTCGTCGCCGGCGTGCTCTTCGAGCGCGCTGGGGCTGATCATGCGCGGGCCGTACGGGGAAGCCAAGTAGTCGAGGAACGCCGAGTTCGGCTCGCTCAGCGTCACCGTGACGGTGTGGGCGTCGATCTCCTCGACGCCCGCCACGCCCTGCACCATGTACGCCGGACCGGCGTCGACGTCGAGGCGCCGCTGGAAGGAGGCCTCCACCGCGGAGGAGTCGAAGTCCGTGCCGTCGTGGAACTTGACGCCTTGGCGCAGCACGAAGGTGTACTCGGTGAAGTCGTCGTTCACCTCCCAGGACTCGGCGAGCGCCGGGACGATCTTGGCCTCGTCGTGGTTGCCGGGTTCGTAGCGCACGAGGCCCTCGTAGGCGTTGGTGGTGATGGCCAGCCCGTTGCCCGAGTAGTAGACGTCCGGGTCCGGCGGCTGGCCGATGTCGTTGAGGACCCCCAGGCGAAGAACGCCGTCGGTCGGTGCGGCGCTGCCTGAGTCGCCACCGGAGCTCGCGGCGCCGCCGGAGCAGCCGGAGAGCAGCAGCGCGCCGACCGCGAGGAGCGCCAGGGAGCGCTTCGCGACCGCGGGCACGCGGGTCGTACGTCGGGTCATGGTGATCCTTCTCTCGGGGGACGGTGCGGGAAAGAGGGGACGACGGGGCGGTCAGGCCTCGCGGAAGACGCGGTTGCGGCGGTTGCCGTGCTCGTCGAGACCGACGGCGTAGGGGTGCAGGTAGTCCGGCTCGGTGACGCCCTTGCGGCGCATCGCGATGCCGGTCATGGCCTCGCGCACCGAGCGGTTCGCGAGCAGTGCCGTGATCTCGCCGCGGTCGTCGTAGGGCGGGGAGACCTCGACGACGTCCATGGCGACGATCCCGACCTCGGCGGCCAGCCGGCGCACGGCGCGGAGGATGTCGTTGGACGTGATGCCGCCCGGCTCGGGGGTGCCGGTGCCAGGGGCGTAGGCGGGGTCGCAGACGTCGATGTCCAGCGAGATGTAGAGGTGGTCCGCCTGGTCGAGCGCCTCGTCGACAGCGCGCTCGAGGACCTTGTCGAACCCGTCGCGGACGATCTCGGCCATGAAGTGCGTGCGCATCTTCTGGTCGTCCATCCAGTCGAGCGTCTGCTGGTCGGGCCAGTAGCCGCGCAGGCCCACCTGGACGAAGTTCTTGCCGGGGATCGCCCCGGAGTTGATGAGGTGTCGCATGGGGGTGCCGTGCGAGGCGAGCGAGCCGGGCATGTCGTCCCCGGTGTCGGCGTGGGCGTCGAAGTGGACGATGCCGACCTTGCCGTGCCCGTAGTGGTCCGCGACGGCCGTGGCGCACGGCCACGTGATCGCGTGGTCGCCGCCCAGGATGATCGGGATGGCGCCGGCGTCGACCACCGTGCCGACGAACTTGCGGATCCCCTCGAACGTGCGGGCGGTGTTGCCGACGGAGACCGGAGCGTCGCCGTAGTCCGCCATCACGAGCTCGGCGAACGCGTCGACGTGGGTGTCGAGGGAGAAGTGCGGCCGGCCGTAGCCGCCCTTGTAGTCGCACGCCCGGATAGCGAGCGGCCCGTGGTTGGTGCCGGTACGGCCCGTCGCCGTCGAGTCCCACGGCACCCCGAGCACGGCGACGTCCACGTTCGCCGCCCTCAGGTCCTCGGGCGTGAGCGCCACCGGCAGCTTGCCGAACGTCTGAATGCCCGAGAACCCGCCCTCGGCCTTGCGGTTGGCGAACAGCAGACCGGGCGGGCGGCCCGCGTTGTAGTCGTCGGTGGCGGCGTGTCCCTCGAGCCCTTCGCCCAGGCGCCGGGGCTGCTCCCAGAAGCCCTCTGGCCACAGGTCGTGGTGGTGGTCGTGGTCGTGGTCGTGGTCGTGCGACATGCGTGTCCTCGCGTTCTGGGTGGTTCCGATGAAGTGGGGCGTGGGGTCAGGCGCCGGGTGCGCGGAAGACCTGGGTGCGCCGGCCGCCCTCGGCGTCGAGGTTGAGGGCGTGGGGGTGGGCGTAGTCCGCGCCCGTGACACCCTTGCGGCGCATCGCGATGCCGGTCATGGCCTCACCGATGGCACGGTTGGCGAGCAGCACCGTGATCTCCCCGTTGTTGTCGTACGGCGGCGACACCTCGACCACGTCCATGGCGACGATCCCCACCTCCGCCGAGAGCCGGCGCACGGCCCGCAGGATGTCGATGGAGGTGATGCCGCCGGCGACGGGGGTGCCGGTGCCGGGCGCGAACGCCGGGTCACACACGTCGATGTCCAGCGAGATGTACAGGTGGTCGGCCTGGTCGAGCGCCTCGTCGACCGCTCGCTCGAGCACCGTGTCGAACCCGTCGCGGTCGATCTCGGCCATGAAGTGAGTCCGCATCTGGTGCTCGTCCATCCAGTCGAGCGTCTCCTGGTCGGGCCAGTAGCCCCGCAGGCCGACCTGCACGAAGTTCTTGCCCGGCACGGCGCCCGAGTCGATGAGCTTGCGGATGGGTGTCCCGTGCGACGCCAGCGAGCCGTGCATGTCCGTTCCGACGTCCGCATGGGCGTCGAAGTGGACGATGCCGACCTTGCCGTAGCCGTAGTGGTCGGCCACCGCCGTGGCGCACGGCCACGTGATCGCGTGGTCGCCGCCCATGATGAGCGGGATGGCGCCAGAGGTGACGACGGTGCCGACGAACTTGCGGATCGCCTCGAACGTGCCGGCGGTGTTGCCGACCTGGATCGGAGCGTCGCCGTAGTCGCACATCGTCAGGGCGTCGAACGGGTCGACCCGGACGTCCAGGTGCTGGCTGGGGAACCCGTAGCGGCCGAACGCGGGGGCCTTCCGCAGGGCGAGCGGTCCGTGGTTCGTCCCGGAGCGGCCCCCGGCGGTCGAGTCCCACGGCACCCCCAGCACGGCGACGTCGACCTGTGCCGCACGCAGGTCCTCCGGCGTGAGCGCCATGGGGAGCTTGGCGAAAGTCCGGATGCCCGAGTGGCCTCCGAACCGCCGGTTCACGTGGAACAGGCCCGGCTCGCGGCCCTCGTTGTAGTCGTCCACGGCACCGTGGTTTTCGAGCCCCTCGCCCAGTCGGCGCGGCTGCTCCCAGAAGCCCTCCGGGGCCAGGTGATGGTGATGGTCGTGCCCGGTGTGGCCGCCCGGGTCGCCGGTGTGCTCGCTGCTCATGCCGCGACCGTAGGGAACTGCCTAATCGTTTCGCCAGAGTGTGGGACGAGTCGAAACAAGTGTTTTACCCGCGCACCGACGTGCGGGGTTCGCTGTCATGCACCGGTGCGAAGGCCGAAACAGTGGTGAAACGATTAGTCAGCGGGCGCGGTGATCAGCTCACCCGCGGTCGAGGCCCGGAGGTGAACCGGGGAAGGCACCGTCTGGACGCTGCCCAGTGCCTCCGTCAGCGTCACGTCGCCGTCGAGGATCGAGACCAGCCGCTCCACGCACGCCACCCCCAGGGCGTGCGCCGGCAGCTCGATCGCCGTCACCGGCGGGTCCTCCTCGAGCAGCGACGGTGCGTCGGCGCCGGCCGCCACCAGCACGTCGCGTCCAGGTTGGCGTCCCAGGGCCCGCAAGGCGTCCATGGCGCCCCGTGCGGCGAAGGGTGACGCGACGAGCACCAGCTCCACCTCCGGGTGGGCGCCGAGCGCGGGCTCGACCAAGGCGCGGTGCCGCTCCACCGACCGCTCGCCGAACTCGGTGGCGACGAGCACGGGTACGGTGCCGCGCTCGGCGCACCACGCGGAAACGACGTCCCGGAGCAAGTTGCCCCAGCCGCTGTGGGTGTCGGGGGCCGCCAGCAGGACGTGACGGGCGCCGTGGGCGGCGGCCTCGTCGAGCACGGTCCGCACCGCCGTCGCGTGGTCTGCGGCCACGACCGCGCACGGCGGCATGTCCGGCGGCACGTGCTCCCCCGCCACCACCGGGAGCGGCAGCTCCATCAGCGCCCTGGCGCGCAGGTCGTTCCCGATCGGGTCGACCACCACCACACCGTCGACCCGGGGGGCGCTCCGGCGCGGACGGGCAGTGTCGGAGGACAGCACGACCAGGTCGTAGTCGTGGCGGTGGGCAGCCTCGATGGCGCCCGCCAAGAACTCTCGGAAGTACGGGGTCTCGAGGCTCGCCGCGGCACTCTGGTGGTGGACGCCCAGGGCCTGGGTGCGCCCGGTGCGCAGACCGCGGCCCAGGGGGTTGGCCACGTAGCCGAGGCCGTCGGCGGTCCGCTGCACGCGCGCACGCGTGGCTGCGGTCATCCGGCCCCGCCCGGCGAGCGCCTGCGACGCCGTCGCGACCGACACCCCGGCCGCGGCCGCGACGTCCTTGAGCGTGACGACGCCCCCGCCGCGCTCCGTGGAGCTCATGCGTCTCTCCTATGTCAGGCCAGGAATCCGCCATGGTAGCTGTTTCGTGCAGTCGTCCCCTTCGTGCGGCTACGAGCCGT contains:
- the speB gene encoding agmatinase encodes the protein MSHDHDHDHDHHHDLWPEGFWEQPRRLGEGLEGHAATDDYNAGRPPGLLFANRKAEGGFSGIQTFGKLPVALTPEDLRAANVDVAVLGVPWDSTATGRTGTNHGPLAIRACDYKGGYGRPHFSLDTHVDAFAELVMADYGDAPVSVGNTARTFEGIRKFVGTVVDAGAIPIILGGDHAITWPCATAVADHYGHGKVGIVHFDAHADTGDDMPGSLASHGTPMRHLINSGAIPGKNFVQVGLRGYWPDQQTLDWMDDQKMRTHFMAEIVRDGFDKVLERAVDEALDQADHLYISLDIDVCDPAYAPGTGTPEPGGITSNDILRAVRRLAAEVGIVAMDVVEVSPPYDDRGEITALLANRSVREAMTGIAMRRKGVTEPDYLHPYAVGLDEHGNRRNRVFREA
- a CDS encoding ABC transporter permease — its product is MADILTRPGEQPPTRAGAAATPTAPAPAPRWRRPARRRGGGTDSAARRAVDWTLIALLAGLTVLALISPALAPYDPVQPVGVPKLPPFAEGHLLGTDQIGRDTLSRVLIGLRTSWLLSIAVTTVGLLAGTLVGVVAGMAGGWVDSALMRSTEVFLALPSMLVAVAVAAALGPGLFNTFLAVTIVWWPYYARIVRGEVRAIVARPHVEAARMAGVGPLRVMWRHVLPGVVPTAIITASLDIGNVVMVLASLSFLGLGQPAPAPELGSDTSRGLVEILDAWWIPLVPGLVVMLLSLLSNLAGDALRNRLAHRR
- the speB gene encoding agmatinase, with the protein product MSSEHTGDPGGHTGHDHHHHLAPEGFWEQPRRLGEGLENHGAVDDYNEGREPGLFHVNRRFGGHSGIRTFAKLPMALTPEDLRAAQVDVAVLGVPWDSTAGGRSGTNHGPLALRKAPAFGRYGFPSQHLDVRVDPFDALTMCDYGDAPIQVGNTAGTFEAIRKFVGTVVTSGAIPLIMGGDHAITWPCATAVADHYGYGKVGIVHFDAHADVGTDMHGSLASHGTPIRKLIDSGAVPGKNFVQVGLRGYWPDQETLDWMDEHQMRTHFMAEIDRDGFDTVLERAVDEALDQADHLYISLDIDVCDPAFAPGTGTPVAGGITSIDILRAVRRLSAEVGIVAMDVVEVSPPYDNNGEITVLLANRAIGEAMTGIAMRRKGVTGADYAHPHALNLDAEGGRRTQVFRAPGA
- a CDS encoding ABC transporter permease; translation: MSHLRFVGLRLASLLGLLWFLSLVLFVLQEVSGADPVAATIGGNAPPEAVAAARARLGLDDPAPQRYLVFLAGLASGDLGTSFRTRRPVTEDLMAYLPATVELVLVAFVIALLLGVVFAVSSMLRWPLSAVFRGLLFVGSTAPTFMLGIVGLIVFYKLLGWLPASGRGGVEDGPTGLTILDSLLAGDLPATGDALAHITLPALALAVGPALAVGRVLRSSLTDTLRSDHVRTATAKGLTEAQVLGRHVLRNSLNAALSMSALQLGFMFGGVLLIEGVFTWGGLGSYLGASLPVSDFPAIAGVTFVLGGLYVVVNTVADVLQSVADPRISVS
- a CDS encoding MFS transporter codes for the protein MTTAKPPGHTRLRDLPAAFWWLWTAQLVVWIGRFVVPYMTIYLTTAVGMSAGQAGLVVAAYGVGVVASSLTGGVLADRVGRRKVLLGSELLSVVVLVAIPLVEGPLLIAALLTVYGLFNGAAGPVIHTMVGDLVAPQHRRTAFNYNYWAVNLGYAIGPLAAGFMAEHSFSLLFWCQAALVLVSACVVAAKVPETRLHVPDAVTSGHLQAPAGAVGRGDGLLSVLGDRVFMTFAAVMFVYSCVYVQSTTTLPLVMAEQGHPSSHFGVLLTLNGLLLCLLQLPTARLFNRWSRDLVIVLAIGVTAVGVGMQAAASTLAMYLVTVAVWTLGEMGSHPQATSLTADLADPRRRGRYQGVYGLTHSLAMAVGPVAGGFVLDAFGSRVLWLGAAAVGVVVAVLLAATAHSRQRRVAEVAAADAAGRAAQVVPGSAPPTAAAEPAHT
- a CDS encoding dipeptide ABC transporter ATP-binding protein encodes the protein MDTAAPPLTGTLPESGTVRTLDAVVRLRGLDVSLERNGLRSQILHGIDLEIGRGEILGVVGESGSGKSVMSMAMLGLLPEPSRPHIDGSLEVVGMNLRTASPAELREARRTRMGVVFQDPMTSLNPTMVVGRQVAEKAGSQDEAIRLMRAVGIPQPERRYRSYPHELSGGLRQRVMIAMAVAGNPDLLVADEPTTALDVTVQAQVLKLLASMRDEVGCSIVLITHDLGVAAQIADRIAVMYQGRIVETGTTQQVLQSARHPYTLGLLGSRLTLDSDRSRPLWALPTDVTARSADGCPFAPRCRFAVTTCTAAAPPLLPAPDPDPDAAAGTHLTACFEAARLGDAAAARDELDPVPPSPEPLRGASLIQAADVECTFQVRDERGRKARLGALRGVTLDVQPGESVAIVGESGSGKSTLLRVAGHLEKRFTGSLRGPRGTDVQMVFQDAGSSLTPWMTIREVLHERLSGRMPRTEKEQKARAILDRVGLPAAVLDALPGELSGGQRQRVALARATIVPPQVLLCDEPTSALDVSVAANVLNLINELRRDLGIAVMFVTHDLAVARIVGDRIAVMYLGRIVEVGRAEDVIADPRHPYTRNLVAAVPQPGKVIEPLPGEPASALDPPTGCAFHPRCPVALPECSRTVVGIQLTAVDGRPSADVARRHEVACVRRGEI
- a CDS encoding LacI family DNA-binding transcriptional regulator; translation: MSSTERGGGVVTLKDVAAAAGVSVATASQALAGRGRMTAATRARVQRTADGLGYVANPLGRGLRTGRTQALGVHHQSAAASLETPYFREFLAGAIEAAHRHDYDLVVLSSDTARPRRSAPRVDGVVVVDPIGNDLRARALMELPLPVVAGEHVPPDMPPCAVVAADHATAVRTVLDEAAAHGARHVLLAAPDTHSGWGNLLRDVVSAWCAERGTVPVLVATEFGERSVERHRALVEPALGAHPEVELVLVASPFAARGAMDALRALGRQPGRDVLVAAGADAPSLLEEDPPVTAIELPAHALGVACVERLVSILDGDVTLTEALGSVQTVPSPVHLRASTAGELITAPAD
- a CDS encoding ABC transporter substrate-binding protein — its product is MTRRTTRVPAVAKRSLALLAVGALLLSGCSGGAASSGGDSGSAAPTDGVLRLGVLNDIGQPPDPDVYYSGNGLAITTNAYEGLVRYEPGNHDEAKIVPALAESWEVNDDFTEYTFVLRQGVKFHDGTDFDSSAVEASFQRRLDVDAGPAYMVQGVAGVEEIDAHTVTVTLSEPNSAFLDYLASPYGPRMISPSALEEHAGDDFAQTYLSTTSAGTGPYVLSEAVVGEGYQLTYFEDYWGDLEPEFTTVELPVYTEISAMQLELENGDLHALLSAVPTASRQKYLDSDELQAYALPSFQVGVMYMNPNRELLAEAEARRTLFEGIDWVTLIDQVTGVSSVPAEGYYPKGALPADVDSRELVHDPAALEQWVSSLPAGTPIQIGHSAGGADAEQMANIIAAQLQALGMQATVTSHQSSEIFGDFPENPESAPDVMIAPSTWPDSNNAYMHGHVFWDPDGGLNHLQCSDETTTALLQEAVTTGSDEKYVEAGEAAYEAGCAPTFAWSTDFMVAQNWLQGLEESHSIAAPATLDFATLGIGDPATSE